The window ATGTAAAATGGAAAAATCCTTTTAATAGTCAAATTCAAGCTGTCTCTTTTGCTAAAACCCGACTTTTTGTGTTCTGGAGCAAAAATCCTTTTCCTATGCTGAAAAAGCTGTCCTACTTTGACGATAATGGCTATAATTACTATTTTCAATATACTCTCAATGACTATGAACCAGAAAAGTGGGAGAAAAATTTGCCAGCTTTGAATCAACGCCTGGAGAACTTTATAGAACTTTCTGAACTTATTGGCAAACAAAAAGTTATCTGGCGTTTCGATCCCTTTATCATCAGCGATAAATTACGGCCAGACGAACTCTTAAGACGCATAGAAAATATTGGTGACCAGCTCTATAAATATACAAACAGATTAGTTATCAGCTTTATAGACATAGATATCTACCCAAAAGTGAAACGCACATTAAGTGCGTTACCCGATGCAATAAAGGAAATTGATGTTTCCACAATGCATTATTTTGCCAGAGAACTAAAGCGACTAAACCAAAAATGGAACTTGAAAATAGCTACCTGCGCGGAACAAATAGACCTGCAACAATATGGAATTGAACATAACCGCTGTATTGATGACCGGTTGATTATTGAGCTCTTTTCCGCTGATAACGATTTAATGGATTTCTTGGGCTATAGACAAACTGATCAAACAGATTTTTTAGCTGCAGAAAAAAATGTCCCTTCCTACAGCTATGCGAAATTGAAAGATAAAGGTCAACGCAAATTCTGCGGCTGCATAAAAAGCAAAGATATCGGTCAATACAATA of the Candidatus Cloacimonas sp. genome contains:
- a CDS encoding DUF1848 domain-containing protein, yielding MQKTDGKSITDVKKLEPIIISASRATDIPAFYSDWLIARINAGYVKWKNPFNSQIQAVSFAKTRLFVFWSKNPFPMLKKLSYFDDNGYNYYFQYTLNDYEPEKWEKNLPALNQRLENFIELSELIGKQKVIWRFDPFIISDKLRPDELLRRIENIGDQLYKYTNRLVISFIDIDIYPKVKRTLSALPDAIKEIDVSTMHYFARELKRLNQKWNLKIATCAEQIDLQQYGIEHNRCIDDRLIIELFSADNDLMDFLGYRQTDQTDFLAAEKNVPSYSYAKLKDKGQRKFCGCIKSKDIGQYNTCSNGCVYCYANTIRQ